One window of the Methanomassiliicoccaceae archaeon DOK genome contains the following:
- a CDS encoding pyridoxamine 5'-phosphate oxidase family protein produces the protein MDALLDRARMGVISTIGEDGYPYGTPVNFVVMDGRIFFHGRKVGEKVSNLKRDPRCCFTVVDEKGFERCGDGACDTTSLYESVIIRGKVSIIDDDDLKMRILRATVDKLTPERRMDEIDAKKVPPTGIFEIVPESRTGKYHSAEPGHKIYQ, from the coding sequence ATGGATGCCCTGCTCGACAGGGCCAGGATGGGCGTCATCTCCACCATCGGCGAGGACGGATACCCCTATGGGACGCCGGTAAACTTCGTCGTCATGGACGGAAGGATCTTCTTCCACGGGAGGAAGGTCGGCGAGAAGGTCTCCAACCTCAAAAGGGACCCAAGATGCTGCTTCACCGTGGTGGATGAGAAGGGATTCGAGAGATGCGGCGACGGTGCCTGCGACACCACGTCCCTGTACGAGTCCGTCATCATCCGCGGGAAGGTCAGCATCATCGATGACGACGACCTGAAGATGAGGATCCTCAGGGCGACGGTGGACAAGCTCACCCCTGAGAGACGCATGGACGAGATCGACGCCAAGAAGGTCCCGCCTACGGGGATCTTCGAGATCGTTCCCGAGTCCAGGACCGGCAAGTACCACTCCGCTGAACCCGGACACAAGATCTATCAGTGA
- the dnaJ gene encoding molecular chaperone DnaJ, which produces MPRDYYEILGVEKTATPDEIKKAYRSLAKKYHPDVSTEPKDVAEAKFKELSEAYEVLSDPDKRKMYDQYGHDGVKQQFGQDGFTWDDFTRADDISDIFGDIFGSMFGGGRRGRSRNSPQQGESLRYDLEITLKDVLEGKKVNLDIPHTVVCEPCKGTGGKDGNVTTCRKCGGTGQVQTVRQSMFGNMVTVSDCPECRGRGQTSAEKCPHCRGTGRINKDAHISLNIPKGMEEGMRLRVAGEGNAGYNGGPSGDLFVVIHVKEDKVFDRDGSNLWTGITTSYPKLVLGGEETVTAIDGDKVALKIPAGTAVGTVLRVPGKGLPKTNSSVRGDMMVRVSVDVPKKVSDEERELLMKLDSSAGSKAKKGRKGLKDKIQETIDDLTG; this is translated from the coding sequence ATGCCGAGAGACTACTATGAGATCCTGGGCGTGGAGAAGACAGCCACCCCCGACGAGATCAAGAAGGCCTACCGCAGCCTTGCAAAGAAGTACCACCCCGACGTCTCCACGGAACCCAAGGACGTCGCCGAGGCCAAGTTCAAGGAGCTGTCCGAGGCGTACGAGGTGCTGTCAGACCCCGACAAGAGGAAGATGTACGACCAGTACGGCCACGACGGGGTCAAGCAGCAGTTCGGACAGGACGGCTTCACGTGGGACGACTTCACCAGGGCGGACGACATCAGCGACATCTTCGGGGACATCTTCGGCTCCATGTTCGGCGGCGGGCGCCGCGGCAGGTCCCGCAACTCGCCCCAGCAGGGCGAATCCCTGAGGTACGACCTCGAGATCACGCTGAAGGACGTCCTCGAGGGCAAGAAGGTCAACCTGGACATCCCGCACACAGTCGTCTGCGAGCCCTGCAAAGGGACCGGAGGCAAGGACGGGAACGTGACGACATGCCGCAAGTGCGGCGGGACCGGACAGGTCCAGACCGTCCGCCAGAGCATGTTCGGCAACATGGTCACCGTCAGCGACTGTCCCGAGTGCCGCGGCAGGGGCCAGACCTCTGCCGAGAAGTGCCCGCACTGCCGCGGTACAGGCAGGATCAACAAGGACGCCCACATCTCCCTCAACATCCCCAAGGGGATGGAGGAGGGCATGCGCCTCAGGGTCGCAGGGGAGGGAAACGCCGGGTACAACGGCGGCCCGTCCGGCGACCTGTTCGTGGTCATCCACGTCAAGGAGGACAAGGTGTTCGACCGCGACGGGTCCAACCTCTGGACAGGCATAACGACATCCTACCCCAAGCTGGTGCTGGGAGGCGAGGAGACCGTCACCGCGATCGACGGGGACAAGGTCGCACTCAAGATCCCGGCTGGGACCGCCGTGGGCACCGTGCTCAGGGTCCCCGGCAAGGGACTGCCCAAGACCAACTCGTCGGTACGCGGCGACATGATGGTCAGGGTGTCCGTGGACGTACCGAAGAAGGTCTCAGACGAGGAGAGGGAGCTTCTCATGAAGCTCGACTCCTCCGCAGGATCCAAGGCCAAGAAGGGAAGGAAGGGTCTCAAGGACAAGATCCAGGAGACCATCGACGACCTGACGGGCTGA